DNA sequence from the Chamaesiphon minutus PCC 6605 genome:
AAGTTATGAGCTACTACTTTAGTAAAACTTTGCATATTTCTTTCGATCGAGCTATTGCAAAAGTGACCGAAAGTTTGCAGCAATCGGGGTTTGGTATCCTTACCGAAATTGATGTCCAAGCCACGATGATGAAGAAACTGAAAATAGATATGCAGAGCTACAAAATTCTGGGTGCTTGCAATCCAGCCTTTGCTTATCAGGCATTGCAAATAGAAGATAAAATCGGCACGATGTTGCCTTGCAATGTAGTTGTGCAACAGACAGAAAACGGAGTCGAAATTGCAGCGATCGATCCTGTCGCATCGATGCAGGCAGTTGAAAATCCAACACTCAAAGAGATTTCCGAACAGGTAAGAGTCAAGCTCGAAGAAGCGATCGATCGTCTAGAAGATTGAAATTTGAAACTAGTCAAACATTCGATCGTCAACTCTCTCGATCGTGACCGAGATTGCGATTTGTTCTATTTACCAAGAGGTATTTATATGCATCAACATGGTTCAAATCAGCCGCAGCCCGACGACAATGGGCTGCCACCTCGTTTCAGCGTGCCGATTAAAATCGTGCTCCTTGTCTCAGTCGGAATTATTGTGTACTTTTTAGTTACAGAACATTGGGCACATTTAGGCGGCTATTTCCCACTTTCGTTGCTACTCATCTTTGTAATCATGCACTTATTCATGCACGGCGGACATGGGGGGCATGGCGGTAATAACGGTGACAATCGGAGAATCTCTGGTAGAGAAGATCGACCAAATTGGGGACATGGGGGACATGGTAACAATGACCCACCTCGCTGAAAACGGTCATTTGGACGTTAGCAAATCAATCTATTTAGAGGAATCGAATTATGAACGATATGAGTAACGTTCCTGCTTACGGACTGTGGGGATTAGTAATTATTAATTCTTTGATATTTATCATCTTTGCCTTGAGTTTTACCAAGCCGCGTAACGCTAGAGATTGGCGATCTTTCGGGGCATTCTCAGCGTTCATCGTGGCTTTGTTCACAGAAATGTATGGGTTCCCCTTAACACTTTACCTACTCTCAGGCTGGCTGCAAACCCGCTATCCAGGCTTCAACATCTTTTCCCACGATGCCGGACATCTGTGGGGGACATTACTGGGATGGAAAGGCGATCCGCATTGGAATCCGATTCACCTTTTGAGTAGCGTGTTAATTTTTGGAGGACTGTATTACTTAGGCAGTGCTTGGGAAGTTCTGTATAAAGCTCAACGCAGTCGTACATTGGCGGTTTCCGGCCCCTATGCCACAATTCGCCATCCGCAGTATGTCGCCTTCATTATCATCATGTTTGGCTTTTTACTGCAATGGCCCACTCTGTTGACGTTGATTATGTTCCCGATTTTGGTTGCGATGTACATCCATTTAGCACACCAAGAAGAACGCGATGCTCTAGCCGAATTTGGTGAGGAGTATACCCGTTATGCCGCAGCAACCCCCGCGTTTAACCCGTGGGGTCGTCGCACTACTCCCAGAAAACTAACTCGTTCACAGGAGCCTCATCATGACCCATAGTAATTATCACAGCGAAGAAAGTCGGGTTCGGAGTTATTCAGTCATGAGATTGAGTGTACGATCTCTAGTCCTCACCACAATCTTCGTCTACATACTTTGTGTGCTGTTTATTGCCTTTGCCCCACGAGTTGCAACAATTTTGTTTGGCTATACTCTTCATGCCGATCTAATTAATATTGTCCGCAGCGTCGGCTGGGATAGTTTAATTACGGGTCTTTGCGTTTGGTCTGTGGGCAACGGATTATATGCGGTATTTATGGCTCAGATTTACAACCGTCTTGTGTCTTGATAAACAAATTGAACTGAGGATACTGTTACCCATCAAATCACATTTTCAATCCGCGATTTTTGATTCGAGATCGAGAGAAAGATTAAACATAAACCATAACGTAAGAGAGATAAAACTATGAGCGATCTAATTGTAATTGGCTTTCCAGATGAATTTAAGGCAGATGAAGTATTAATCGATCTCCGCCGACTCGAACTGGACTATTTAATCGATCTAGAAGATGCAGCAATTGTCGTCAGAAATCAAGACGGGAAAGTCAGAGTTAAACAATCTCAAGAACTTGTCGCTTCTGGCGCATTAAGTGGCGGCTTCTGGGGCTTATTAATCGGCTTAATGTTCCTTCAGCCGTTGCTGGGAATTCTTGGTGCAGCGGTGGGTGCCCTTTCCGGTGCTCTAACGGATATCGGCATTGATGACAACTTTATTCGAGATCTGGGTAACACGATCGAGCCTGGTACCTCTGCCCTCTTTATCTTAGTGACAAAATCGACTCCTGATAAGGTTTTGGAAGATTTGAGCAAGTTTGAGGGAAAAGTCCTCCGCACTTCTTTATCCCATGTCGATGAGGCAAAACTTCAGGCGGCTCTTACAAAAAGTGCAGCAGGGTAAATCATCGCTTCAAGAAATCTCTTGTCAGCGTGAATTACTCTGATAAGAGATTCTATATTCGCAGAGGAAATGCAAATGATATCAAGATCGATCGCAATTCAACCATCTAATTCACTGCCGCCAAGCCAGCGAAAGATTGAAATGGATGTAGCTTTCCAGAGCGTCATGGGCCTTATGGTACTTTCGACGATCGCTGCTTTAATTTATGTTTGTATTTACGAGCAAAAGCAGCATTCCTCCAGCTTCAAACTGCCTTTCAATGTTCCATGTCCTCGCTGTCGATATTTTAGCAATAATTCCTATCTAAAGTGTACTCTCCACCCAACAACCGCACTGACTGAGCAAGCAGTTGATTGTAGAGATTATTGCCCGCACAGGAAAGAGCAACGGATTGAAAAGGAGAGTACTGCTAGTTGGCGTAATCTTTCTTGGAGGAGCATCGTTCAAAACATTTTTAATAAATAACCACCCAAAAACCAAAATTTAACTCGCTGAACATTAATTTCAAATCGTTCTAACAAGAGATTCTATGTTCGGGAAGGAACGCAAATGGCAGCAAAATCGATAATAACTCAACCATCTAATTCGTTTCCGCCAAACCAGCAAGGAATTAAATTTTTTACTGACTCTGACACAGCTTTTGTGATAATTAGCTTTGCTGTATTTTGGACGATCGGTATTTTCATCTATGCTTGCATTCCCAAGAGTCGGCAGCATTTCTCCAGCTTCAAACCACCTCTCAAACCACCTCTCAAGACTCCATGTCATCGCTGTCGATATTTTAGTAATAATCACTATCTCAAGTGTGCGCTTCATCCAGAAACTGCACTGACTGAGCAAGCAGTTGATTGTAGAGATTACTGTCTAAATAGCAGGGAACAAAAAGCTGAAGAGTTTTGAATCGCTCATAACATCCTCATAATTAGATCGTATTCTAAAAAGGTAGAGGATTACTGCTCCTTTACAAAATTCCTCCTAACTAAACCACCCTAAAGATCGAGATTTAACACCATGAAACTCCAATTAAAAGTTCCCAATATGAGCTGTGGTGGTTGTGTCAGTACCATCACTGACGCGATTAAAACAGTCGATGCTAATGCGACCGTTCAGGCCGACCCCCAAACTAAGACTGTATCGGTAGAAACTCAATCTCCTGAAGCAACAATTAAGGCAGCGATGGCTAAGGTTGGTTATCGCCCTAATTAATTCAGTGCGATCGGTTCTGACTGCATTTAGAACCGATGACTGGATGCCTAATTACTCCACAGGCACCAACGCAATGGCGTAAAGATGTTTATTATTCCAGGAACTTCTTATGAAACCAGATTACCTGATTATCGGCAGTGGTTTGTCAGCATTGACCTTTGGTGCTCTGATGGCAAACTCTGGTAAGACTGTCCAAATCCTCGAAGCTCACGAGCATCCAGGCGGCTTTGGTCATACATTTACGATGGCTAAAAAGTATACGTTTAACGCTCAATTTCACTACGTTTGGAGCTGTGGTGAAGGGCAAACCGTCAACCAAGTACTCAAAAAACTGGGCTTAGATAAGGAAGTAACTTTTGAGCGGTACGATCCAGAAGGTTTCGACCACATGCGAATGCCTGGATACAAAATGGATATTCCATCGGAACCAGAGGAATTAATTCAGCGATTATCTGCACTATTTCCGGCACATAGCGATCGAATTCGCCAATTTGTTAACGAAGTCGAGAAAACTGGTGCAGGCTTAAAAATAGTTGCTCCGCCGATCGATCCTGTCGAACTACTCAAGCATCCCCAGGCAGCGTTCAGTGCCATCTCGAACGTCAACAGTACGCTTCAGGATGTATTTGACAAATTCCAGCTTCCTCAAGCCGCACAAACCCTTTTAGCTCTGCAATGGCTGGACTTTTTACTACCGCCAAATCAACTCTCCTTCTTTGCTTGGGTCGCATTATTCAGGGGCTATCAAGCAGGTGCGTTTTACCCAACTCAGCATTTTGAGGATGTAATTAATTCCTTGGTTAAGGTCATCGAATCGCATGGAGGAGAGGTACTGCTAAACCATGAGATTACAAATTTTCAAGTCACAGATAAAACGGTGACGGGAGTTCAGGCGATGGATCTCACCACCCATCAAACCGCTGAATTTACAGGTAATACTGTGATTTGCAATATCGATCCTCAACGAGCCGCGAAGATGATTGGGTCAGAAAAGTTCTCCCAAAAGGTGCGCCGAAAACTCGACTATGACTATTCGGCATCTAACTACATGGCTTATTGTGTCGTCAAAGATCTCGACCTTCGCGACTATGGATTTGGTAAGTGGAATCTGTCGCATACCGGACATGAAGATCTTAATGAAGCCTTCGCGCAAATGTACGATCGCCATGACTATTCTAATCCCAGTTTTGCCATCACCACCCCCACTTTGATGACAACAGCGAGTCGGGATTGTCCTGAAGACTGCCAGATTGTCGAATTCCTCACCGTTGCTAATTATGACTACTTTAAACAATTGCGGGAGAGCGATCCCAAAGCTTACAGGCAGAAAAAGCAAGAGATTTTAGATTCGATCCTCGATGTTGTGGAGAAACATTATGTCCCGAATTTCAGGCAACACATGGTCTTCGATATTACAGGCAGCCCGACTACCAATGAACGCTATTGCTGGTGTCCAGAAGGGAATTCTTACGGTTCCATTCTGACCCCACGCAATGTAGGTTTAGGGCGATTGAATCACGAAACTTCTCTCAACCAGTTCTATTTCTGTAATGCCTCATCTGGCTATCCAGGCTTTGCTGGCACAGTTTGGACGGGAGCAATACTGTATCAACGATTATCCGGCGACGTGATTTTAGACGACTAAATAGACGATCGCACATTACTTACATTCATCAATTTAGGAGTCAACTATGAGAATTGCTGTAATTGGAAGTGGAGCTAGTGGCATGGCTACAGCCTATCTACTCGATAAACAAGGGCATCATGTCACCGTGTTTGAACGACAGCCCATCCTCGGCGGACATATTCGGACGTTGAACAAGAACGTCAAACCCAACCAGTCCGCTTGTGATGAGGTATTGGAAGCTGGAGTGCTCGAATTTCCAACTGTGTTTTACAACTTTATCGCGCTGATGCAAGATCTAGGTGTGGAAGTAGAACCCGTCAATATTGGTTCGGCGATGTTTCTCAAGGATGGCGACCACTTTCTATCGGCAGTAACGATCGAAAAGAACTTCGCAGGTCTCCACGGGCTGATTGAAAAGTTACGCCTTGATGCCATCTATGCCCGTTCCGTTGGATTGTGGTTGAGAACGCAATTTGCTAACTTGCCAGATCTCGCCAATCGTCCGCTTTCAGAATACTTGAAAGGCTTTGAGATCCGCGATACCTGGCTGAAGTTGGTGGTGATGTATAGCTATTCGATCCCATTTGAACTAATTAATGATTTTCCCGCAGAGTTGGCGATTCCTACTTTACGCGACTATCTCGCTGTCAACTGGGTCAGGGTTAAGGGCGGCGTTTATACTTACATTGAAAAAATCCTGGAGCGATTTAAGGGTGAGATCGTGCTCAATGTCGAGATCGATCGAATTGTCCGAAGTCCTGATGGTGTCAAAATCATGCGCTCTACAGGTGAAATTCAGGAGTTCGATAAAGTCGTGTTCGCTACGCCCCCCGACCAAGTAATGGCGTTATTAGCCGACCCGACGGAGGCTGAAACTAAACGGTTTTCTGCCTGGAAAGCCAACTATGCAACGACTTTAGTTCATCGAGATACTTCTGTCTACGCCCGTCACGGCATCACCCAACCCTCAGAATTTGATTTTTTCCAAAAGCCAGACGGTCGCTGGGGTTATAACGGCTGCTTGAATCAGCTTTGTGGAATTACAACACCAGAGCATAATTTTTTATCGTTCCAATTAGAGGAATTGATTGCACCCGATCGCATTATTCACACTCAGGAACATCACACGCCGATGTATACCACTGAATCTTTTCGATATCGGGATGAAGTAGTTGAGACTAACGGCGAGAACAATACCTACCATGCGGGAGCTTATCTAGGAGATGGCTTGCATGAAGGAGCGATCGCCTCTGCTTTTCGAGTCGCTCAACTGGTTGGTTCAGCCTTAGTTCTATCCCATTGATTGACAGTAAAAGGTAGTAAGTAGGATACCAGCAATTCTTCATTCAAGGTTTTCGATAATGCTAATCAACTTAGTTAAACCCAAATTTCACAGCCATATTCAGGATATGTTAGCCTCAGCCGACATTCAAACTAATGGCGATCGTCCTTGGGATCTGCAAATCCACAACCCTGATGTTTATCAAAGAATCTTGAGAGAAGGATTGCTGGGACTGGGTGAATCTTACGTAGAAGGATGGTGGGATTGCCCAAATCTAGATGAGTTTTTTACTAAAATTTTCCGCTCGAACCTCTACAATCTAGTCGATCGCGATCTAGCTACAGTGCTAGAAACTGCCAAAGCAAAACTTTGGAACATGCAGAGCCTGAACCGGAGTTTTCAGATTGGCAAACACCATTACGACTTGGGAAACGAACTTTATCAACTCATGCTTGATTCCAGAATGACCTATACCTGCGGCTACTGGAAAACAGCTCAGAACTTGGAGGATGCTCAAGCAGCAAAGTTAGATTTAATTTGTCAAAAACTACAGCTTAAAAAAGGTATGACGCTATTAGATATTGGATGTGGTTGGGGCAGTCTGATGAAATATGCTGCCGAAAAGTATGAGGTATCTTGTGTTGGGCTAACGGTTTCCCAAGAACAGATAAAATTAGGAGAAGAACTATGTAAAGGCTTACCAGTAAAGTTCATTTTACAAGATTATCGTCAGTTTGATGAGCAATTCGATCGAGTTGCATCTGTAGGAATGATCGAACACGTTGGGCATAAAAACTATCGTGTGTTTATGGAAAAAGTTAACTGTTGTCTTAAGAATAATGGATTATTTTTATTGCATACGATTGGTAGTAATTATACCGAATTCTATATAGATAGGTGGATTAATAAATACATTTTCCCAAACGCATTATTACCTTCGGCTGCTCAGATTTGTGCATCTGCCGAGAAAATATTTGTAGTAGAAGATTGGCATAATTTTGGCCAATATTACGATCCGACTTTAATGGCTTGGTGGCATAATTTTGATAATAACTGGGGACAATTAGCAGATAAATATGGAGATGAGTTTTACAGGATGTGGAAATATTATTTATTAATGTCGGCAGGAGCTTTTAGATCGAGACATATTCAAGTTTGGCAAATTATGTTTTCCAAAAATGGAATTCTTGGTGGATATCCGACAGTGAGATGATTTCAACCTTTGTGAATATCGATCGTGAATAATAAATAGGGTGGGTATTGTCTTGATTCGCTAAACCATCGGGAAACAAAGGCGTGCGCGAATCGCTGCCCACCCTAATAGTTGTTTTTAGTTTAGCTAAAGCCTAATTATCCTTAGCGTCAAACTCACGAAAGGTTTGATAAAATTCATTCTGTTCATAGAGATGACATTTATCGGTAATATCTTTCATCATTTCCCAAGTGAACTTACGTTCTTTGATATATTCACCCCAATTAGCTTTGATAATCGCGTGAGCTTGCCGCAGTCGGTAAGAAGGAATCGCTGTCGAAATATGATGGGGAACGTGAACGTTGATATCGTGACAGAGGAATTCCACCCAGCGAGGGTAGTCACAATGCACCGTACCAGATAGTTGCGCGATCGCTTCGTTCCATTCACCTTCAGGTGTAAACGGAATATCTGCTGCTGTATGGTGGACGATCGTGAAGGTACTCATCCAGAAATGATATACCAGCCAGGGTAGCAACCAAAACTTAACGAAGCCCCAGATGCCAACCGTCCCAATCATGACTGGGAACATAACTGCGGCAACGATAATCACCACCAAAGCTGAGAATTTGACATCATCTCTGGTTTTGCCTGCTGGAAACTTGCGCCAGTTAAAGTGAACTAGTGCCCAATGGGGCAGTGATGCCAACCACCATAACCGACCGCGCATGGCTTGATAGAATACTTGCAGCCAAGTTGGAGCTGCCTTGTAGTCTTCAGGTCGCCACGGTTGCCACGCATTATCCACATCCATTTTGTTGGTGTGCTTGTGGTGATGATTGTGCCCGTATCGCCAACCGTGGAAGGGATAAATCAGGGTCAACATGAACAGATGACCGACGAGATCGTTGACTTTCCGACTTGTTGAGAAGGAACGGTGGGCACAGTCATGACCGATGACAAAGCAACCAGTCATTGCCGTACCTGTAAATACCCACGCCAGGGGTAAAAGGTACCAAGGCGCAACAGCGATTGCCGCCATACCTAGCGTCACTGCGACGATAGTTTTGATGACCATCAGCCAAGCTTGATTATTGTCTTTAACAAAAACTGATTTTGGTAAAGATTGGACGATCTGTTTGAGTTTGAGCTTCGGGGACAGCACGGTGTCTGGCTCGCGATCGATCGATAATGTCATGTAGCGGTTTAGATCTCCAAGGAGTATGGATAAGGCCCCGTTGCTGCTACTGCCGATCGGACACCGCTCGATCGATCGAACGGTGGAAATTATTAATTTGTAGCCGAACTAAGTACCGTTTTGTTAACGATCGCGGATGTTTATCCTAGCTCAGTCTTTGGCTAGATGCTAGTAGTGGTCAACGCACAAAATATAAATTCTGCCACTAGATGAAGATCGACGCAGGACAGAACTATTTGCTCCCACATTCGGCTAGTTCGCTCCCACGATCCTCTCCTGTTGAGAATCATTATTTTAAGCTCTGTAGATTAGACAAAATTCATTGTCTCGTTCTTAATTTCGCTCGTGACACCGTGCGACTGGAGAGCGGAGCGAGTGGAAAATGAGGACGCGATAAACTAATTTACCGTGCGCTATACTAGAAAGCAATTCCCCTCGCTCGGAGCATCTGATGAGACAGGATCTCCCCACCCAGATTTTTCCCAATCCCCCATCACCGCTGGAAAGCGGTGAAGCCCAAAAGCTATGGTCGGAATTCCTGCAACTGAACATCTCACCCAACACCCAACATACTTATGCTAAAGCAATTGCTGATTTCTACCAGAGAATCTACAATTGCAGCGTCTCGCCACAAGCTTTAGGTCGATTTCTCGCTCTTGCACAGAATGAAGCAGTCTATCAGGTTTGCTACTACCGCTCCCTACTCATCGCCGCAAAATTAGCCCCCAGCACGATTAATACGCGGTTATCCGCACTCAAATCCTTAGTCAAATACGCCCATCAGTTAGGACAATGCAGCTTCAACTTGAGCGACGTAACAGGGTTGAAAGTTGACGGTTATCGAGATACCACAGGCATTGCCCCTCAAGGATTCCACGACATCATTAGTTTACCAGATCGAGCGACAGTCAAAGGCAGTCGCGATTATGCGATCCTTCGACTCCTGTGGGATAACGCCTTGAAACGTGGCGAAATCTCTAACTTGAACGTAGAAGATTTCGTTAGCCT
Encoded proteins:
- a CDS encoding DUF302 domain-containing protein, whose amino-acid sequence is MSYYFSKTLHISFDRAIAKVTESLQQSGFGILTEIDVQATMMKKLKIDMQSYKILGACNPAFAYQALQIEDKIGTMLPCNVVVQQTENGVEIAAIDPVASMQAVENPTLKEISEQVRVKLEEAIDRLED
- a CDS encoding DUF2933 domain-containing protein — encoded protein: MHQHGSNQPQPDDNGLPPRFSVPIKIVLLVSVGIIVYFLVTEHWAHLGGYFPLSLLLIFVIMHLFMHGGHGGHGGNNGDNRRISGREDRPNWGHGGHGNNDPPR
- a CDS encoding methyltransferase family protein; translated protein: MSNVPAYGLWGLVIINSLIFIIFALSFTKPRNARDWRSFGAFSAFIVALFTEMYGFPLTLYLLSGWLQTRYPGFNIFSHDAGHLWGTLLGWKGDPHWNPIHLLSSVLIFGGLYYLGSAWEVLYKAQRSRTLAVSGPYATIRHPQYVAFIIIMFGFLLQWPTLLTLIMFPILVAMYIHLAHQEERDALAEFGEEYTRYAAATPAFNPWGRRTTPRKLTRSQEPHHDP
- a CDS encoding DUF5676 family membrane protein, which codes for MTHSNYHSEESRVRSYSVMRLSVRSLVLTTIFVYILCVLFIAFAPRVATILFGYTLHADLINIVRSVGWDSLITGLCVWSVGNGLYAVFMAQIYNRLVS
- a CDS encoding DUF1269 domain-containing protein, producing MSDLIVIGFPDEFKADEVLIDLRRLELDYLIDLEDAAIVVRNQDGKVRVKQSQELVASGALSGGFWGLLIGLMFLQPLLGILGAAVGALSGALTDIGIDDNFIRDLGNTIEPGTSALFILVTKSTPDKVLEDLSKFEGKVLRTSLSHVDEAKLQAALTKSAAG
- a CDS encoding heavy-metal-associated domain-containing protein, whose translation is MKLQLKVPNMSCGGCVSTITDAIKTVDANATVQADPQTKTVSVETQSPEATIKAAMAKVGYRPN
- a CDS encoding phytoene desaturase family protein; the encoded protein is MKPDYLIIGSGLSALTFGALMANSGKTVQILEAHEHPGGFGHTFTMAKKYTFNAQFHYVWSCGEGQTVNQVLKKLGLDKEVTFERYDPEGFDHMRMPGYKMDIPSEPEELIQRLSALFPAHSDRIRQFVNEVEKTGAGLKIVAPPIDPVELLKHPQAAFSAISNVNSTLQDVFDKFQLPQAAQTLLALQWLDFLLPPNQLSFFAWVALFRGYQAGAFYPTQHFEDVINSLVKVIESHGGEVLLNHEITNFQVTDKTVTGVQAMDLTTHQTAEFTGNTVICNIDPQRAAKMIGSEKFSQKVRRKLDYDYSASNYMAYCVVKDLDLRDYGFGKWNLSHTGHEDLNEAFAQMYDRHDYSNPSFAITTPTLMTTASRDCPEDCQIVEFLTVANYDYFKQLRESDPKAYRQKKQEILDSILDVVEKHYVPNFRQHMVFDITGSPTTNERYCWCPEGNSYGSILTPRNVGLGRLNHETSLNQFYFCNASSGYPGFAGTVWTGAILYQRLSGDVILDD
- a CDS encoding FAD-dependent oxidoreductase; the protein is MRIAVIGSGASGMATAYLLDKQGHHVTVFERQPILGGHIRTLNKNVKPNQSACDEVLEAGVLEFPTVFYNFIALMQDLGVEVEPVNIGSAMFLKDGDHFLSAVTIEKNFAGLHGLIEKLRLDAIYARSVGLWLRTQFANLPDLANRPLSEYLKGFEIRDTWLKLVVMYSYSIPFELINDFPAELAIPTLRDYLAVNWVRVKGGVYTYIEKILERFKGEIVLNVEIDRIVRSPDGVKIMRSTGEIQEFDKVVFATPPDQVMALLADPTEAETKRFSAWKANYATTLVHRDTSVYARHGITQPSEFDFFQKPDGRWGYNGCLNQLCGITTPEHNFLSFQLEELIAPDRIIHTQEHHTPMYTTESFRYRDEVVETNGENNTYHAGAYLGDGLHEGAIASAFRVAQLVGSALVLSH
- the cfa gene encoding cyclopropane fatty acyl phospholipid synthase; this encodes MLINLVKPKFHSHIQDMLASADIQTNGDRPWDLQIHNPDVYQRILREGLLGLGESYVEGWWDCPNLDEFFTKIFRSNLYNLVDRDLATVLETAKAKLWNMQSLNRSFQIGKHHYDLGNELYQLMLDSRMTYTCGYWKTAQNLEDAQAAKLDLICQKLQLKKGMTLLDIGCGWGSLMKYAAEKYEVSCVGLTVSQEQIKLGEELCKGLPVKFILQDYRQFDEQFDRVASVGMIEHVGHKNYRVFMEKVNCCLKNNGLFLLHTIGSNYTEFYIDRWINKYIFPNALLPSAAQICASAEKIFVVEDWHNFGQYYDPTLMAWWHNFDNNWGQLADKYGDEFYRMWKYYLLMSAGAFRSRHIQVWQIMFSKNGILGGYPTVR
- a CDS encoding fatty acid desaturase, which codes for MTLSIDREPDTVLSPKLKLKQIVQSLPKSVFVKDNNQAWLMVIKTIVAVTLGMAAIAVAPWYLLPLAWVFTGTAMTGCFVIGHDCAHRSFSTSRKVNDLVGHLFMLTLIYPFHGWRYGHNHHHKHTNKMDVDNAWQPWRPEDYKAAPTWLQVFYQAMRGRLWWLASLPHWALVHFNWRKFPAGKTRDDVKFSALVVIIVAAVMFPVMIGTVGIWGFVKFWLLPWLVYHFWMSTFTIVHHTAADIPFTPEGEWNEAIAQLSGTVHCDYPRWVEFLCHDINVHVPHHISTAIPSYRLRQAHAIIKANWGEYIKERKFTWEMMKDITDKCHLYEQNEFYQTFREFDAKDN
- a CDS encoding tyrosine-type recombinase/integrase → MRQDLPTQIFPNPPSPLESGEAQKLWSEFLQLNISPNTQHTYAKAIADFYQRIYNCSVSPQALGRFLALAQNEAVYQVCYYRSLLIAAKLAPSTINTRLSALKSLVKYAHQLGQCSFNLSDVTGLKVDGYRDTTGIAPQGFHDIISLPDRATVKGSRDYAILRLLWDNALKRGEISNLNVEDFVSLGKASAASESSIQEHLVGKLTIVDNRKIQHSLIALAPATTSAIVDWLALRGNCQPSDPLFVSLDRRSKGHRLDGSSIYRLVRKFSESAGIDTVVSPHQIRHSAITAYLDASEGNVRGAQGLSRLTNPNILSRYEDNRQQYQEQASHILADLV